TACAAAGCACTAACCTGATAACTCTCACACATCAGTGCGCTAACACAACAGCAGCCACCTGACGATGGGCTGTTGACGTGCAGGGCCTGTTCGCCCTGAGTCCAGCCAGCGTTTCCGCGCCAGGGTTCGTCTCAATCAGCCACATCGTCGATCGCATCCCTCCCACAGACACGCCTGCCTCCCCGCGGAACGTCATAAAGTACGCACAATGCCTACGTACGTTCGCGCGACCCTGTGAATGCGCCATTCCAGTCGCGATTGTTCGCCCCGACGCGTAACAATGAGACGGACGCGAgcccgctggcggcgcagcccaGGGACTGAGACATTGTCGTACTGCTTTGTGCacacgtacgtactacgtaccgACGTAAATGAGTccctgtcgtcgtcctgtGAATCGCCCGCTCGTGGCGTGACCGCTGTCGCAGCCCCAAACCTGACACTGGTCCATCCGTCCAAGCCCCTTGTTTCCCCTGTCCAGCGATGGGGCGCTTCTTGAGCAGCCGCACAGACCGATGCCGTCTCATCTGCGCCTCCGTCGGCACTCCCGTCGACTCAACTTTCTGCGAGGGGCACCCGCCGGGCAACCCGTATACTATCTGTTTACAATACACGAGTACTGTACCTCTTCGTTTGTACTTCGCCCTCGTGCGcaggaaaaaaaaaccacCGCCTAGAAACGCCCAGTGCTGGTGTGGGACGCGATCGACTGGGGCGCCCCTCATCAGCCTGAAGTCTCGGACGAACCCAAATGGGGGGCCGTTCCGCTCCACTCCGTTGCTGGTGCCGCCAGATCGATCGCGAGTGCCAATGCATCCATCCTCAGCTTGTCTGTGTCGTCCATGGTGTCACAGAAGGCGTGCcactgccgcagccgcctgccCAGCCTTGCTTGCCTCGACGTCCCAGGCCTTCCCCCAGCTCCAAGCCGGCTCGCTCAGTCACGTTTGTTTGCGGAGGTTGACGCTGTCGTGTGTCCAGGCTTTTTGTCTTTCCATGCCACCCATTCTATGGTATCTACATTACAGAAAGGTGCTATCATGAACCCTCTACATGTCTGCGGCCACGCTCTTCGCCTTACATCCGCTCGCGTCTCCGAGGTGCGGCCCGAATAATGTCGTCTACCCTGAGCAGTAACTGTGTGCCTGTTAGTCTTGATCATCTCCATCGCGTTCGGCATGTCTCTtacctcggcggcctcgctggccGATGAAACAACCGCCTTCTTCAGCTTGTAGCTCTCGATCACGCCCAGGTCGCGCATGTCGGCGATGCCACCCCCTGGCGTCATGAGGTCCAGTCCGTACGTCGTCAGGCCGTCGTAAATGGCCTTGCGGAGGCGGGCCACCAGGTCGCCCGAGTCCAGGCCCGCGTTGTCAGCTAGAATCGTAGGCAGTTGTCGCAGCGCTACCGCGAAGCTCGATACGGCCATCTGCTTCTTGCCCTCGATCCGCGTGGCTGCGCCTTCGaccgccttggccatgacCATCtcgccgcacccgccgcccagcgtcgTCCTCGGTTCCAGCACCGTCTGCGacagcaccgccagcgcATCGTGCAAGCTGCGCTCCGCCTCATCCAGCAGCTGTTCGgtcgcgccgcgcagcaCAATCGTGCACGCCTCACCAGCCGAAACACCCGAAAACTTGATCAGTGTGTCCTCGCCAATAATGACCTCCTCAATCAGGTCGCATTGACCCAGCTTGACCTGCTCCGGGTGGTCAAACGTCGACGCAATCTCGCCGCCAGTGACAAGCGCCAAGCGCTCAATGCCGTCAAAGTCGGCGTGCTCGATAGACATGATACCCGCGTCCGTAAATAGCTGCTCGGGCCAGTTGTAAATGAGCTGTCGGTTGATGAAGCAGTTGATGCCGTGAGCCTTAATCTTGTCCACCTTGGCCTTCATCTTGTCCTTCTccgccttctccagctccgccaGCTTGCTCGTCGACCCGACCTTGACGCGGGCACCAAAGATCTTGACCTTGTCCGTGTCCATCGACGTATTCGCCACCAGAATCTTGGCCTTTTCTAGCCGCTTGGGCTGGTTCACACCGATCTTTTTGTCGAGGATGAAGCCCTCGTCCAGGTACGACTCGCTGAGCTTGCCTCCCGCCTTCTTGATAATCTGGATGTGGCTGAGGTCCGACGACTTCTTCAATCGGAGAACGGCGTCGCAGGCGAGCTGGGCAAAGTGGTCGCGGTCCTGGGCCAGGACCTTGGAGCTGAGCGTAGTGCGAGCAATGGAGAGCAGGTCTTTGCGGAAAGCCTCGGGGCTCTTGCTGTGGTCGACCGCCGACTCCTCAAGAGCCTTGAGCGCAGCCTTGCTGGCTATTCTGTAACCCTCAATAATTGTCTGGGGGTGAATCttcttgtcgacgagcttctcggcctcgcgaaGCAGCTCAGCAGCCAGAACAGCCACGGAcgtcgtgccgtcgccgacctcgtcatCCTGCACCTTGGAAATGTTGACCAGGACCTTagcggcggcgttgtcgagAGCGATGGACTTGAGAATCGTAGCACCGTCGTTTGTGACCATGATTTCGCCGGTCGAGCTGCGCATCGCCCATGTTAGGGGAGTGGAATGCGATGAGGGGTCTCACGAGGCGGTGGTAGAGGCCGACTTACGCAGACTGTAGGATCTTGTCCATGCCCTTGGGGCCCAAGGTACTCTTCACCAAatcgccgacggcgatggcgccaacgaaggcggcgagacgcGCATTCTCGCCCTTTTCCTCGGTCGTGCCCTCCTCGAAAATCTGCGTCGGCTGGAAAGACTAGCACGAAGGTTAGCAGCTCTGAGGACGCGGAGAGACTCAGGGGTAAAAGAAGCAGCATACCATGGTGGCTTATGGGACGGCGTAAAAAGAGGGAGCGCAGTCTCAAAAGTCCTTGCGGTTGACGTTGTGCTGAAAGTTGACCCAaggctgccgttgccgtccgTGATTCCAGGAGCTATCTCGAGGCCCCTGCTGCTCCAACGCGGTGTACCTCAACCCCAAGGTAGCTGCAAAATCAACCCACCCCACCACCGTCAACGGGCCCACGTGACTTGCCCCTCGGCCGGAGAATTCGCGGGCCAGGAACATCGCTTCTCCGCCGCACACTTTGTGGGAATCTGAAGAACACCAAATTTGTGCAGCATCggccccgacgacgtcgaccgcGCGATCCCAGCCCAGCTCTCCCTGCGCCGCTCCGTtgtctcgtcctcgacaacaCGCGCAGTTTTCGGCTATTTTAGACTCGATCGTCTCGACTACGCGAGACTTTCCCCAGACACGACGCTGCGACGTCCTCACAGTCGCGGCCTTCAAATTTCGACTTCGCCCAAGCGGGGCAATTTTCTGCACCCCTCCTTGAACGCCAAAGCGACAAAGACTGCCCAGCATGGCGCCGTCCTTCGACCAcctgcgcgaggccgacctcgacgatgacgagttCAACGAGGATGAGATCGACATCTCAGATCTGCGAGAGAAATTCGAGGTGCAACTGGAGATGGGCTACGACACGTTCGTTGTGATCGATGGACTGCCCGAGGTTACGGAGGACCAGAAGCCCAAGCTGGTCAAGTTCTTGTTGAAGAAGCTCAACACGGTTGGAAAGACGCGGGAGGATTCGATATACATGCCCATGGGCGAAGATGGAAAGTCTCTTCGGTTAGTCCGAGACCCCACGAATGCTGCATCTAATGGAGCACTGTGCTAATGTGCCGACCGACAGCTTCGCTTTTGTCGAGTACTCATCCCctgccgaagccgccgctgccacccgCCAGCTCGACCTGGTTCCCCTCGACAAGAAGCATACCCTCCGTGTCAACAAGATGACCGATATCGAGCGCTATGGCGGTGAGGGCCGTGTCGACGAAAAGTACCATGCCCCCCACATCGACGAGTTCGCTGAGAAGGAGCACCTTCGATGGTGGCTTAAGGACCCCtcgggccgcggccgggaCCAGTTCGTCATGTACCGCGGCGAGACGGTTGGTGTCTTCTGGAACAACGACCGTGAGCCGCCCGAGAACATCGTTGATCGCCAGCACTGGACCGAGACCTTCCTCCAGTGGTCTCCCCTCGGCACATACCTGACCTCTATCCACGCTCAGGGTGTTCAGCTCTGGGGTGGCCAGTCTTGGTCGAGACAAGCGCGTTTCGCGCACCCTTTCGTCAACCTGGTCGCTTTTTCTCCCACCGAAAGGTACCTCGTCACTTGGTCTAACAGGCCTATTTCGATCCCTGACTCTGGCCACCCGTCTCTCTCgattgacgatgacggcaagAACTACGTCATCTGGGACATTGCGACGGGCACTCCTCTGCGTTCTTTCGCCAACCTGGATCTCCCTAAgcccgaggagggcaagccTCAGCCTAAGCTGCAGTGGCCCGCCTTCAAGTGGTCAGCCGACGACAAGTACGTCGCCCGTCTGAACCAGGGCTCTTCCATCTCCGTCTACGAGCTGCCGCGGATGaacctcgtcgacaagacGAGCATCAAGATCGAGGGTGTCATGGACTTTGACTGGGCACCTGCGACGccccagcgcgacggcgtcaagtCGTACGAGCAGCTCATCTGCTTCTGGACCCCCGAGCTTGGCAGCAACCCGGCCAAAGTCGGCCTCATGAGCATCCCCTCGAAGGAGATTGTCCGAACCCTCAACCTCTTCAGCGTCAGCGATGTCAAGCTGCATTGGCAGTCCGATGCCACCTACCTCTGCGTCAAGGTCGACCGCCACTCCAAGTCCAAGAAGTCGCAGGCCACAACGCTGGAGATCTTCCGTGTCAAGGAGAAGGGCGTGCCCGTCGAGGTTGTTGACACCATCAAGGACACCGTCATCAACTTTGCCTGGGAGCCCAAGGGCGACCGcttcgccatcatcaccacaaCAGAGCCCGTGGGCGTGACCGCCGTGCCACCCAAGACGGCGGTTGCCTTCTTCTGCCCAGAGAAGACCAAGGGCCCCATTGCCGGCAACTTCAAGCATCTCCGGAcgctggagaagaagaacagCAACGCCATCTACTGGTCGCCGCGGGGACGGTTCGTCGTCATTGCGACCATTGCCAACCAGCAGAGCTCCGACCTTGACTTCTTTGACCTCGACTTTGAGGGCGAGAAGCCCGAGTCAGACAAGGACCTCACTGCCAACCTGCAGTTGATGAACACGGCAGATCACTACGGCATCACGGACCTGGAGTGGGACCCGTCGGGCCGATTCGTGGCCACCTGGGCGTCCGCGTGGAAGCACTCGGTAAGTCATGGCCCAACGCGCCCGCGAGGCTTGTTTTGGTTGGCGCTAACAAACGGCAGATGGAGAATGGCTACCACATTTACGACTTCAAGGGCGAagcgctgcgcgaggagcccATTGACAAGTTCAAGCAGTTCCagtggcggccgcgcccagCCACGCTGCtgaccaaggaggagcagaagCAGATCCGCAAGAACCTGCGTGAGTACAGCCGGGTATTTGAACAGGAGGACGCGGACCGCGGAGCGTCTGCGGacctggcggtggtggaggcaCGCCGGCGCATGCTGGAGGAGTGGCATGCCTGGcgcgccgaggtggaggaggactTGGCAGAGGAGCGGGCAGCGCTCGGCCTGCCGGCAGACCCGcacgcggcgctgctcgaggcgaagacgaaggAGATGCAAGGCTCGGGATCGGGTGCCGAGAAGGACAGGGTCATCGAGGAGATTGTGGAAGACGTGTtggaggagagcgaggaggTGCTCGGATAGAGGCGGGCGGCTTACAGCGTCTTTGCATGATGACACTCACCGGGGTTGCATTTCGGTTGTACTGGTAAAAAATAAAGTAGTCGGTAAGACTAGGAGCACTAGGGCTCCAAAATGACATTACAACGAACGAGATGCCGTGGTTTTAATTTTTATATCATTTTGTTCACAGGGTTTGGTTGCTTTGTGATTTTACGGTGACGGGGGTCCGTGGCAGAGGGATGGATAGAGTCGCGTGTGTTTCGGCACCGCGCGAAGTGATGGCCAACGCATCCTCGTCAATGGCATTGACCTGGTGAGGGGGGTCTCAGATTTTTGATTTCTGAGTTTAATACAGCGAAATGGGCACTGTTAATGCTCCGTAGACATGGTGCGGTTCCAAtgcccggcgcggcgcagccaaGGAAGGGGCAGTGGGTTCAACTGGGGTTTGGGGCTTCCGACTGCATTACCAACCGCAGCTGACTTGGGTGCTGCTGTACGCACGCGCTCGTGCTGGACGGTGACTACAAACAGGACCGCACGAGGTAGATCAACTACTACGGACAGGTAGAGCAAGGGTACTCTTAGCGGAGATGGACACCACTAGATGAATGATGTTTTCCCCCGTCATCGTACGTTGGTCTCCCTAGCCATCGGCGATGTTTTGACGTTTCGAAGCAGTCCAGGAACGCACGTACTAAAACGTACTGTACTGACTTACTAATGTAACTTTGATCCATGTGAGTgaggggacgggacgggacgggatAAGACGGCGGGACAGGCAGGACAGAATGCGGAtggttgtggttgtggtggtggtggcggcggcggcggcgagggctgtTTCGTTTCACGCGGACAGACGGTTCGGCATCCGGGGCTGCCCGCTGTCTCAGCGGTCGTACCTGTCACTGCTTTAGTAATGTCAGTACCTTGCTGAACCAAGCACGGGCAGTGCAACGGCCCAGCCGGACGGGCGTGGCGCgcacaggcggcggcgcacaggCACGGCGAGAGAGGCAgaacagacggacggacggacagagacgggcgggccGAAGGGGgcctggtggtgctggtacTATTATAACTACTGGGCGAGCAATAAGGAGGCTGGGTGATGACGACGCAAACTTTACCAACAAGTCactaggtacgtacgaaACGAAGTACTATATGTGTTGATGCCATGCGCGACGGACGCATCCCTTCTAAACATGAATCTTGCTCAACCAGATTACTTACCAGAGCGTCAAACAAGCTCACCACCTCGTGAGTGAGTGCTTCATTAGTACCTGCTCGATCAATGGAGCATGACTATAGATAGCATGTAGCGGACGGGAGGGGGTCCCCCTCGGCCGGGACGAAGCGAGGCGAGCCACGAGGGTCTCTCGCCATGCGATCAACTTGGTACCCGTCGCTCATGCGTGCTCCGTACCTACTAAAAGCCAGGTCCCCGGGTGCATCAatgcgctcgcgctgccCATGGCTGGAGCCTGGGAGAAacggggcggggggccaCTGCACCACCACAGCAACCCGCCTTTTGATGTGTACGAAGCAcgacgtacgaagtacgaagcaGGTGCTCCGAACGTAGTTAGGTAGGTGTAGGTCGCCGCTCCGCGGATCATGCACTATGCCCGCCGTGGTGTCTGTGTAGGTACGGGAGCAGGGACGAGAAGCGGAaagatttttttttttcgttttTTTCCACAcctcttcttttccttcttctctACTCGCCCCCCTTGGTCTTGtctgtgcggcggcggcgcggcggagggccCGGTTGGACCTGTTCGTGAGCAGAGAGAACTCGTCATAATCTTGTAAACGAGTGTTCCGAAAGCGAGCGCCTTTCGTCATGTCATGGGTAGATGgcttttcttcttcttcttctggaTTACGCGGCTAGGTTCTACATCCTTACAAAGCACACACTGTACGATATACTTGTAACCAGCGGGACACCTTGAGGACAAGGGGGCTGCTTGCGGTgcccagccgccaccgccgccacgcttTTTCCAAGGTAAATAAATAGTAGGCAATCAAGAAATAAATAAAACGTTTACGTGGGCTTGCGGTACGTGACGTGGTACCAAGGAGGGATCCATAGATAGGTACCTTACGTatgctcctgctgctgctgctgcttggaatttgttggtggtgccggATCGCGGTCGCGTCGTGGGCACGGGGCACTCCCGGGGCTTGCAGGAATGGGCGGACGCCACGCCGTGGACGTGATGAGTGTGCATGGATGGGATGCGAtggcgacaagggcgagTGCCGTGCTGAAAGTGGGTGGGTGTGGGCGACAGAACATTCGCTGCTTGACCACGACGCTGCGAGCGCGTGCATCAAGCCGGCAGCACGCCATTGCGCCAGGGCTGAATGGTGGGGGATCGAGGGGACAGGGCGGGAGTAGGTTGGATCagaggaggacgagcgaGCTCTCTGTCCGTCTGGCCATCCACCGTTGGGCCGTTGATGTTGCTCGTCTTCCGACGGTCAGGAGTACGTGCCTTGATAAGCACCCTGTTTACTTACGGCTCGGGTGCCGTATGGGGCGTAAACCATCCCATCTCCCGGCGGCCAGCCCTGCAAAATCCCCGTCTCAGGCACGAATCTCGTGCGAGGGAGAGACGGAGCAATACTAATCCTGCGTGATGCAGCAAAGCAAGTCGTGTAAGgtagtagtacctacctacccaggTACCTTAGGCAGCTTAGGTACCCGCATCACAGTGCGGCGTGGCACCCAATACCCCGCTCCGTCCGCCATTCCAGCACTTCCCGCCccctcggcctgctcctccacGCAACCGCTGCAGGTGGGCGCACGGCGGTGTCAGAGCATCTGCAAGGCGCATGAACAGTGCGAAGAGTGCTCCGTGCGAGGTACCAACAGCGTCCATGCCGGATGGGCACCACCATCCTGGACTCAGGCAGACGGGACATGAGATGGGAGACAAGGCGGGaacgctgctgcccgccctctctccagaggggggggggggggacgtcgcggcagccgcaccagcgccagcagctcggaCACaagccgc
Above is a genomic segment from Purpureocillium takamizusanense chromosome 2, complete sequence containing:
- the PRT1 gene encoding Translation initiation factor 3 subunit b (BUSCO:EOG09260K24~COG:J~EggNog:ENOG503NXCR) gives rise to the protein MAPSFDHLREADLDDDEFNEDEIDISDLREKFEVQLEMGYDTFVVIDGLPEVTEDQKPKLVKFLLKKLNTVGKTREDSIYMPMGEDGKSLRFAFVEYSSPAEAAAATRQLDLVPLDKKHTLRVNKMTDIERYGGEGRVDEKYHAPHIDEFAEKEHLRWWLKDPSGRGRDQFVMYRGETVGVFWNNDREPPENIVDRQHWTETFLQWSPLGTYLTSIHAQGVQLWGGQSWSRQARFAHPFVNLVAFSPTERYLVTWSNRPISIPDSGHPSLSIDDDGKNYVIWDIATGTPLRSFANLDLPKPEEGKPQPKLQWPAFKWSADDKYVARLNQGSSISVYELPRMNLVDKTSIKIEGVMDFDWAPATPQRDGVKSYEQLICFWTPELGSNPAKVGLMSIPSKEIVRTLNLFSVSDVKLHWQSDATYLCVKVDRHSKSKKSQATTLEIFRVKEKGVPVEVVDTIKDTVINFAWEPKGDRFAIITTTEPVGVTAVPPKTAVAFFCPEKTKGPIAGNFKHLRTLEKKNSNAIYWSPRGRFVVIATIANQQSSDLDFFDLDFEGEKPESDKDLTANLQLMNTADHYGITDLEWDPSGRFVATWASAWKHSMENGYHIYDFKGEALREEPIDKFKQFQWRPRPATLLTKEEQKQIRKNLREYSRVFEQEDADRGASADLAVVEARRRMLEEWHAWRAEVEEDLAEERAALGLPADPHAALLEAKTKEMQGSGSGAEKDRVIEEIVEDVLEESEEVLG
- the CCT2 gene encoding T-complex protein 1 subunit beta (COG:O~EggNog:ENOG503NV78); translation: MSFQPTQIFEEGTTEEKGENARLAAFVGAIAVGDLVKSTLGPKGMDKILQSASTGEIMVTNDGATILKSIALDNAAAKVLVNISKVQDDEVGDGTTSVAVLAAELLREAEKLVDKKIHPQTIIEGYRIASKAALKALEESAVDHSKSPEAFRKDLLSIARTTLSSKVLAQDRDHFAQLACDAVLRLKKSSDLSHIQIIKKAGGKLSESYLDEGFILDKKIGVNQPKRLEKAKILVANTSMDTDKVKIFGARVKVGSTSKLAELEKAEKDKMKAKVDKIKAHGINCFINRQLIYNWPEQLFTDAGIMSIEHADFDGIERLALVTGGEIASTFDHPEQVKLGQCDLIEEVIIGEDTLIKFSGVSAGEACTIVLRGATEQLLDEAERSLHDALAVLSQTVLEPRTTLGGGCGEMVMAKAVEGAATRIEGKKQMAVSSFAVALRQLPTILADNAGLDSGDLVARLRKAIYDGLTTYGLDLMTPGGGIADMRDLGVIESYKLKKAVVSSASEAAELLLRVDDIIRAAPRRRERM